The [Eubacterium] siraeum genome contains a region encoding:
- a CDS encoding TIGR00282 family metallophosphoesterase: MNILFIGDVVGQKSCANLREKLPLLKKEYNIDTVIVNGENSADGNGITPVTAKYLLESGADVITTGNHCFRRKEMDAFYETSDFVIRPANFPDDVVGKGYTILDHGRYSVCVINLMGVVFMQNLENPFHCIDRILSEVKSKVIIVDFHAEATSEKRALGHYLTGRVSAVLGTHTHVQTADEEILGGHTGYITDVGMTGVTDSVLGIKKEIIISNMMTGYPQRYEYADGDYFICGVVVSVDEKSGICTSIKRIRY, translated from the coding sequence TTGAATATACTTTTTATCGGGGATGTTGTAGGACAGAAATCCTGCGCTAATCTCAGAGAAAAATTACCGCTACTCAAAAAAGAGTATAATATTGATACCGTTATTGTGAATGGCGAAAATTCTGCTGACGGTAACGGCATTACGCCCGTTACCGCAAAATACCTTTTAGAAAGCGGAGCCGATGTTATTACTACCGGCAATCATTGTTTCCGCAGAAAAGAGATGGACGCTTTTTACGAAACGTCGGATTTTGTTATCCGCCCTGCGAATTTTCCGGATGATGTTGTCGGTAAAGGATATACGATTCTTGACCACGGGAGATATTCCGTATGCGTCATTAATCTTATGGGTGTGGTTTTCATGCAGAACCTTGAAAATCCGTTCCACTGTATCGACAGGATTCTGAGTGAAGTGAAGTCAAAGGTGATCATCGTTGATTTTCACGCTGAGGCAACATCTGAGAAAAGAGCGCTCGGACACTATCTGACGGGCAGAGTATCGGCGGTGCTTGGTACTCATACTCACGTCCAGACAGCCGATGAAGAGATTCTTGGCGGTCATACAGGTTACATCACCGATGTCGGAATGACAGGTGTAACAGATTCCGTACTGGGAATCAAAAAAGAGATTATTATCAGCAATATGATGACAGGCTATCCGCAGAGATATGAATACGCAGACGGCGACTATTTTATTTGCGGCGTTGTCGTATCTGTTGATGAAAAAAGCGGTATCTGTACCTCTATCAAGAGAATCAGATACTGA
- a CDS encoding stage V sporulation protein S, with the protein MEVVKVSAKSVPKSVAGAIAAVIRENGEVEVQAVGAGASNQAVKAIAISRSYMALSGVDLVCIPAFTTVSIDGEERTAMKFIVECR; encoded by the coding sequence ATGGAAGTAGTAAAAGTTTCAGCAAAATCCGTTCCAAAGTCGGTTGCAGGCGCTATAGCAGCAGTTATTCGTGAAAACGGCGAAGTTGAAGTTCAGGCTGTAGGCGCAGGTGCTTCTAATCAGGCAGTAAAAGCTATTGCAATATCCAGAAGCTATATGGCTTTATCCGGCGTGGATCTTGTTTGCATTCCCGCTTTCACAACTGTCAGCATTGACGGTGAAGAACGCACTGCGATGAAGTTCATCGTTGAATGCAGATAA
- a CDS encoding Asp23/Gls24 family envelope stress response protein, translating to MNKKVNNTGASLRISNDVLTKIAEVAATEIRGVASEGEHLVICDKNMAQFTGKIMPQSPVKAVLKNDAVEVTVSIVVLQGFKAENVARSVQESVKSAIQNMAGISVSKVNVKIADIMLSKSAD from the coding sequence ATGAATAAAAAAGTTAATAATACAGGCGCAAGTCTGAGAATATCAAATGATGTGCTTACAAAAATCGCAGAGGTTGCGGCAACCGAAATAAGAGGCGTTGCGTCTGAGGGCGAGCATCTTGTTATCTGCGACAAGAATATGGCTCAGTTTACGGGAAAAATTATGCCTCAGTCACCGGTTAAGGCAGTACTGAAAAACGATGCTGTCGAGGTTACAGTAAGCATTGTTGTGTTGCAGGGCTTCAAGGCGGAGAATGTAGCACGCTCCGTACAGGAGAGCGTAAAGTCTGCTATACAGAATATGGCAGGCATATCCGTATCTAAGGTAAATGTAAAAATTGCTGATATTATGCTTTCAAAATCAGCTGATTAA
- the nusB gene encoding transcription antitermination factor NusB, translating to MTERKLTRHEMREAALLILFQMKLNPETLDEILEDCKESFEMEYNSQSVKLAKGVAEHEDELNGIIESYSPSRKLDRISYINLAIMKIALYEMKYCPSVPDKVAINEAIEFAKEYADKTDVRFINGVLNSYYKDNPTKEQPDA from the coding sequence ATGACAGAAAGAAAACTTACACGTCACGAAATGAGAGAAGCGGCTTTGCTCATTCTCTTTCAGATGAAGCTTAACCCCGAAACGCTTGACGAGATACTGGAGGACTGCAAAGAGTCCTTTGAGATGGAATACAATTCCCAGTCGGTGAAGCTGGCGAAGGGTGTTGCAGAGCATGAAGATGAGCTGAATGGCATCATCGAAAGCTATTCACCCTCAAGAAAGCTCGACAGAATTTCGTACATAAACCTTGCTATTATGAAAATAGCACTGTATGAAATGAAATACTGCCCGTCCGTACCCGATAAGGTGGCCATAAACGAGGCAATAGAATTTGCAAAGGAATATGCCGACAAGACAGATGTACGCTTTATAAACGGCGTTCTCAATTCATATTATAAGGACAATCCGACAAAGGAACAGCCTGATGCCTGA